The genomic window GGAGGACGCCAGCCTCGCCGACCTGCGCCGGGCCGACCGCTGCGGCGCCCGCCTGGTGGTACCCGAGGACGACGAGTGGCCCGCACTGGCACTGCACCCGCTGACCGTCGCCGCGCACACCGGCGACGACCCGGGACAGCGCGACCGGACCACCGCCCTCGTGCCGCCGGTGGGGCTGTGGGTGCGCGGGGACCCGCCGCTTCAGGCGACGGTCGACCGCTCGGTGGCCGTCGTCGGGGCGCGGGCGTCCACGGCCTACGGCGAGCACGTGGCCGCCGACCTCGGCGCGCAGCTCGGGGAGCGGGGCTGGACGGTCGTCTCGGGCGGCGCCCACGGCATCGACGTCGCCGCCCACCGCGGTGCGCTGGCCGCCGGGGCCCCCACCGTGGTGGTCCTCGCCTGCGGCGTCGACCGGTCGTACCCGGCTGCCCACTCGGCGGTGTTCGCGCGCATCGTCGACGCCGGGGGTCTGCTGGTGAGCGAGTGGCCGCCCGGCGCCGCGCCGCACCGGCACCGCTTCCTCGTCCGCAACCGGATCATCGCCGGGCTGACCCGGGGGACCGTGGTGGTGGAGGCCGCGGCGCGCTCGGGCGCCCAGGCCACCGCCCGGCGGGCGAGCGGGCTGGGCAAGCAGGTGCTGGTGGTCCCCGGTCCGGTCACCAGCGCGATGTCGGTCGGCTGCCACGAGCTGCTGCGGGAGCCCGAGGGAGGCGCCCGGCTGGTCGGCAACGCCGCGCAGGTCATCGAGGCGGTCGGCAGCCTCGGCGACGACCTGGTGGCCCCGGCGGAGCGGCCCGCGTCCCCGCGCGACGGCCTGTCCGACGTCGCGCGCCGGGTGCTCGACGCCTGCCCGGTGCGGACCGGCGTCAGCGCCGAGCGGCTCGCGGCGGTCGCCGGGTGCGACCCGCTGGAGGCCGTGCGCGTC from Geodermatophilus normandii includes these protein-coding regions:
- the dprA gene encoding DNA-processing protein DprA; this translates as MTAPTLDEDLEDALAGPAAVGGSAAPALRRARAWLTRATEPGSVDLWRWIDDVGPVAAVRALRAGTAPEQARALVGARAGEDASLADLRRADRCGARLVVPEDDEWPALALHPLTVAAHTGDDPGQRDRTTALVPPVGLWVRGDPPLQATVDRSVAVVGARASTAYGEHVAADLGAQLGERGWTVVSGGAHGIDVAAHRGALAAGAPTVVVLACGVDRSYPAAHSAVFARIVDAGGLLVSEWPPGAAPHRHRFLVRNRIIAGLTRGTVVVEAAARSGAQATARRASGLGKQVLVVPGPVTSAMSVGCHELLREPEGGARLVGNAAQVIEAVGSLGDDLVAPAERPASPRDGLSDVARRVLDACPVRTGVSAERLAAVAGCDPLEAVRVLPALELADLVQWTGTGWRLAPPRERG